From Salinirubellus salinus, the proteins below share one genomic window:
- a CDS encoding TRAM domain-containing protein: MEISEKLLCLFSADVEDEGDRFVVEVPKREIDTGSVTPGETFRVALISTRAESADTNDDSGPAPDEPQPPVEPGEIRYVEIEDLGKQGDGIARVERGYVIIVPGGEVGERVKIEITEVKSNFAVGDILE, translated from the coding sequence ATGGAGATCTCCGAGAAACTGCTCTGTCTTTTCAGTGCGGACGTCGAGGACGAGGGCGACCGCTTCGTGGTCGAGGTGCCGAAACGGGAAATCGACACGGGGTCCGTCACCCCCGGCGAGACCTTCCGAGTCGCCCTCATCAGCACCCGCGCGGAGTCGGCCGACACCAACGACGACTCGGGACCCGCCCCCGACGAGCCACAGCCCCCCGTCGAGCCGGGCGAGATCCGATACGTCGAGATCGAGGACCTCGGCAAGCAGGGCGACGGCATCGCCCGCGTCGAGCGTGGCTACGTCATCATCGTCCCCGGCGGCGAGGTCGGCGAGCGCGTGAAGATAGAGATCACGGAAGTGAAGTCGAACTTCGCGGTGGGCGATATCCTCGAATAG
- a CDS encoding YkgJ family cysteine cluster protein: MSHRSLEADLERARDLSVDDLADAVETIGFECTRCGACCKSEAEDPHTATVFPDEVRALQAATADSPAFDHAYDWRDVARPMPYGLHDGPDGPEGETFEWALQTDACGDCTFYEEAADGTGACTVHDDRPLICETYPFSVVLDGEELGTQPMGDAVDREGPVRAHECEGLGRDISRADAEALAETLKERAVRELEEAIGVRDNYARTDPEGGVVVHDSEGAKDRDGRPWGTDSGTETL, encoded by the coding sequence GTGAGTCACCGCTCGCTCGAAGCCGACCTCGAACGCGCCCGCGACCTCTCGGTCGACGACCTCGCCGACGCCGTCGAGACCATCGGGTTCGAGTGTACGCGGTGTGGCGCCTGCTGCAAGAGCGAGGCCGAGGACCCACATACGGCCACGGTGTTCCCGGACGAGGTGCGAGCGTTGCAGGCCGCGACGGCCGACTCGCCGGCGTTCGACCACGCGTACGACTGGCGCGACGTGGCCCGTCCGATGCCCTACGGCCTGCACGACGGCCCGGACGGCCCGGAGGGAGAGACGTTCGAGTGGGCGCTCCAGACGGACGCCTGTGGCGACTGCACGTTCTACGAGGAGGCCGCGGACGGGACCGGCGCCTGCACGGTCCACGACGACCGGCCGCTCATCTGTGAGACCTACCCGTTCAGCGTCGTCCTCGACGGAGAGGAACTCGGCACCCAGCCGATGGGCGACGCGGTGGACCGCGAGGGTCCGGTCCGCGCCCACGAGTGCGAGGGGCTGGGCCGCGACATCTCGCGTGCGGACGCCGAGGCACTCGCCGAGACGCTGAAGGAGCGGGCCGTCCGCGAACTGGAGGAGGCCATCGGTGTCCGCGACAACTACGCGCGGACCGACCCCGAGGGTGGCGTGGTCGTACACGACTCGGAGGGGGCGAAGGACCGCGACGGGCGGCCGTGGGGCACCGATTCCGGCACGGAAACCCTCTGA
- the thsA gene encoding thermosome subunit alpha → MGGQPMFILAEDTQRTRGKDAQSSNIQAGKAVSEAVRTTLGPRGMDKMLVSDSGDVTITNDGATILNRMDIEHPAAQMIVEVAESQEDEVGDGTTTASVLAGQLLAQAEDLLEDDVHPTTIVEGYHEAASLALEAIEEMTLDEELDTDLLESVAESSMTGKGTGDIEAAALAETVVAAVQQVTGDDGVDRDSITIRTQTGASSSATELVQGVILDEEPAHDDMPRTVEDATIAVLDLDLEVREANIDAEYDITSVDQLEAAIEAEEGELREYADSIANAGVDVAFVTGDIEDRVASYLAKHGVLAFDSVGDDDAKSIARATGAKTVGSLKDLEESDFGSADTIRVERFGDDELTFIEGGAAAEAVTVFARGGTEHVADELERALMDALDVVTAALDAGGVVPGAGASEIAMADHIRASSASIGGRKQLAVEAFADALDIVPRTLAENTGMDPIDALVDLRQRHDSEGIAGIVAYGQTGEIADPVEHGVLDPAAVKREAVESATEAATMIVRIDDVISSS, encoded by the coding sequence ATGGGTGGCCAGCCGATGTTCATTCTCGCGGAGGACACCCAGCGCACACGTGGCAAGGACGCACAGTCCTCGAACATCCAGGCCGGGAAGGCCGTGAGCGAGGCCGTACGCACCACGCTCGGCCCGCGCGGGATGGACAAGATGCTCGTCTCGGACTCCGGCGACGTCACCATCACGAACGACGGGGCGACCATCCTGAACCGGATGGACATCGAGCACCCCGCCGCCCAGATGATCGTCGAGGTCGCCGAGTCACAGGAGGACGAGGTCGGCGACGGGACGACCACGGCGTCCGTGCTCGCGGGCCAGCTCCTCGCGCAGGCCGAGGACCTGCTGGAGGACGACGTCCACCCGACGACCATCGTCGAGGGCTACCACGAGGCCGCCAGCCTCGCACTCGAGGCCATCGAGGAGATGACGCTCGACGAGGAGCTCGACACCGACCTCCTCGAGTCCGTCGCCGAGTCCTCCATGACCGGCAAGGGCACGGGCGACATCGAGGCCGCCGCGCTGGCCGAGACGGTCGTCGCCGCCGTCCAGCAGGTGACCGGCGACGACGGTGTGGACCGCGACTCCATCACCATCCGCACGCAGACCGGCGCCTCCTCGTCGGCCACGGAGCTCGTCCAGGGCGTCATCCTCGACGAGGAGCCCGCCCACGACGACATGCCTCGCACCGTCGAGGACGCCACCATCGCCGTCCTCGACCTCGACCTCGAGGTCCGCGAGGCCAACATCGACGCCGAGTACGACATCACGAGCGTCGACCAGCTCGAGGCCGCCATCGAGGCCGAGGAGGGTGAGCTGCGCGAGTACGCCGACTCCATCGCGAACGCCGGCGTCGACGTCGCGTTCGTCACCGGCGACATCGAGGACCGCGTCGCCTCCTACCTCGCCAAGCACGGCGTCCTCGCGTTCGACTCCGTCGGCGACGACGACGCCAAGTCCATCGCTCGCGCGACGGGCGCCAAGACCGTCGGCTCGCTGAAGGACCTCGAGGAGAGCGACTTCGGCAGCGCCGACACCATCCGCGTCGAGCGGTTCGGCGACGACGAACTCACGTTCATCGAGGGGGGCGCGGCCGCCGAGGCCGTCACCGTCTTCGCCCGCGGCGGCACGGAGCACGTCGCGGACGAGCTGGAGCGCGCGCTGATGGACGCCCTCGACGTCGTCACCGCCGCGCTCGACGCGGGCGGTGTCGTCCCCGGCGCCGGTGCCAGCGAGATCGCCATGGCCGACCACATCCGTGCCTCCTCGGCCTCCATCGGCGGCCGCAAGCAGCTCGCCGTCGAGGCGTTCGCCGACGCGCTGGACATCGTCCCGCGCACGCTCGCCGAGAACACTGGGATGGACCCCATCGACGCGCTCGTCGACCTGCGCCAGCGCCACGACAGCGAGGGCATCGCCGGCATCGTCGCCTACGGCCAGACCGGCGAGATCGCCGACCCCGTCGAGCACGGCGTCCTCGACCCCGCGGCGGTCAAGCGCGAGGCCGTCGAGAGCGCCACCGAGGCCGCGACGATGATCGTCCGTATCGACGACGTCATCTCCTCGAGCTAA
- a CDS encoding amidohydrolase family protein: protein MLELEHDFRVVDVGATLDPDGVDRRRGREVAPERLEREFLQAGIVRAVVAPGPIPAAGRPEEGYLAANNAVARRCVERPFVPFARLAGPRVPDSGATSRLRNLTARRLPHHADPEDVESYGYGDRFEGFVLDPVVDGLPDEEVLRTLADVGLPVRVHAGSGFGPHAVADALLEFEFPTVLASFGGYPLDRDRMGAAIDLLDRYDHLHLDTAAVRFREPLERALKEHPDRVLFGSGAPDVHPSVAVMELLTCSVPEDAMRKAFDANPSRVVPALAP from the coding sequence GTGCTGGAACTGGAACACGACTTCCGGGTCGTCGACGTCGGTGCGACGCTGGACCCGGACGGCGTCGACCGCCGCCGTGGACGGGAGGTGGCCCCCGAGCGACTGGAACGCGAGTTCCTGCAGGCCGGCATCGTCCGCGCCGTCGTCGCACCCGGTCCCATCCCGGCGGCGGGTCGGCCGGAGGAGGGTTACCTCGCGGCGAACAACGCCGTCGCCCGGCGGTGCGTCGAGCGGCCGTTCGTCCCGTTCGCCCGCCTCGCCGGCCCGCGAGTCCCCGACTCCGGAGCCACCTCGCGCCTGCGCAACCTCACGGCCCGCCGACTCCCCCACCACGCCGACCCCGAGGACGTCGAGTCCTACGGCTACGGCGACCGGTTCGAGGGGTTCGTCCTCGACCCGGTCGTCGACGGCCTCCCCGACGAGGAGGTGCTCCGGACGCTCGCGGACGTCGGACTTCCGGTCAGGGTCCACGCCGGGTCGGGGTTCGGCCCGCACGCCGTCGCGGACGCGCTCCTCGAGTTCGAGTTCCCGACCGTCCTCGCCTCCTTCGGCGGCTACCCGCTCGACCGCGACCGGATGGGCGCGGCCATCGACCTGCTCGACCGGTACGACCACCTCCACCTCGACACGGCCGCGGTCCGGTTCCGCGAACCGCTCGAACGGGCGCTCAAGGAGCACCCGGACCGCGTGCTGTTCGGCTCCGGGGCGCCCGACGTCCACCCCTCGGTGGCGGTGATGGAACTGCTCACCTGCTCGGTTCCGGAGGACGCGATGCGGAAGGCGTTCGACGCGAACCCCTCGCGGGTCGTGCCCGCGCTGGCGCCGTGA
- a CDS encoding M23 family metallopeptidase: MSDEDDPSIGPGSGPTDRLRRALPDPTTLSTLGLVSIPGFLVPSLERLQVFALFFLFGFWPLLSALFPSRGASPADWVAIGDAAYGRRAVLTSIPTFVNPWVQWQGLKQLLGQVAVLARYRGRLPSPETYEQSTDLRLPFDGEWTVVNGSPRKEHSHSWGIYAQRYAADLVVTDAEGRTHEGDGSRADQYHCWDEPVLAPAAGVVAEASDGHRDYPKAGGRIDPFQRDIRGNYVVLDHGDGEYSVLAHLREGSVSIREGERVERGQLVGRCGNSGNSTEPHLHYHVQDRASFYTGMGLPVQFEGLRRDDGPGTEPERVDRDYVSLGQRVAPLPAE; the protein is encoded by the coding sequence GTGAGCGACGAGGACGACCCCTCCATCGGGCCCGGGTCGGGCCCGACCGACCGCCTTCGGCGTGCCCTCCCCGACCCGACGACCCTGTCGACGCTCGGCCTCGTCTCGATACCGGGCTTTCTCGTCCCGTCGCTCGAACGGCTGCAGGTGTTCGCGCTCTTCTTCCTGTTCGGCTTCTGGCCGCTGCTGAGCGCGCTGTTCCCCTCGCGCGGTGCCTCCCCGGCCGACTGGGTCGCCATCGGCGACGCGGCCTACGGCCGCCGGGCAGTGCTGACGAGCATCCCCACGTTCGTCAACCCGTGGGTCCAGTGGCAGGGGCTGAAGCAGCTCCTCGGGCAGGTGGCCGTCCTCGCGCGCTACCGTGGTCGCCTCCCGTCGCCCGAGACGTACGAGCAGTCGACCGACCTGCGCCTCCCGTTCGACGGCGAGTGGACGGTCGTCAACGGGAGTCCGCGGAAGGAACACTCTCACTCGTGGGGCATCTACGCACAGCGCTACGCCGCCGACCTCGTCGTCACCGACGCCGAAGGGCGGACCCACGAGGGCGACGGGAGCCGCGCCGACCAGTACCACTGCTGGGACGAACCGGTGCTCGCGCCCGCAGCAGGCGTCGTCGCCGAGGCCAGCGACGGCCACCGAGACTACCCGAAGGCCGGGGGGCGCATCGACCCGTTCCAGCGGGACATCCGCGGGAACTACGTCGTCCTCGACCACGGCGACGGCGAGTACAGCGTGCTCGCCCACCTCCGCGAGGGGAGCGTCTCGATCCGGGAGGGCGAGCGGGTCGAACGCGGCCAGCTGGTGGGCCGGTGTGGCAACTCCGGCAACTCCACCGAGCCACACCTGCACTACCACGTGCAGGACCGCGCGAGCTTCTACACGGGGATGGGCCTGCCTGTGCAGTTCGAGGGACTCCGCCGCGACGACGGGCCGGGGACCGAGCCCGAGCGGGTCGACCGGGACTACGTCTCGCTCGGTCAGCGGGTCGCTCCTCTCCCGGCCGAGTGA
- a CDS encoding twin-arginine translocation signal domain-containing protein, whose amino-acid sequence MNRRRLLESAASLGALGALAGCASGPGGPSGEGTEVEIIPSNQTDERREVTVEVEATDGTLLLNHTYDMDPGTSDESRGVENDVAAVRASSPGVGEASTEYNPDVDCGGGEDVQIRVAPEGITFAYSC is encoded by the coding sequence GTGAACCGTCGTCGTCTGCTCGAGTCGGCCGCCTCGCTCGGCGCCCTCGGTGCGCTCGCCGGCTGTGCGAGCGGTCCCGGCGGCCCCTCGGGCGAGGGCACCGAGGTCGAGATAATCCCGAGCAACCAGACCGACGAGCGCCGCGAGGTGACCGTCGAGGTCGAGGCCACCGACGGGACGCTCCTGCTCAACCACACCTACGACATGGATCCAGGGACGAGCGACGAGTCTCGCGGGGTGGAAAACGACGTCGCGGCCGTGCGGGCCAGTTCGCCGGGCGTCGGGGAGGCCAGTACCGAGTACAACCCGGACGTGGACTGCGGCGGTGGCGAGGACGTCCAGATACGCGTGGCTCCCGAGGGCATCACGTTCGCGTACAGCTGTTGA
- a CDS encoding FAD-binding oxidoreductase, which translates to MTTNPPDDAVQALRQRLHGELLHPGDEGYEASRTVFNAMVEKYPSLVARCTGAADVRAAVTFARENDLRLAVKGGGHNFAGTGVCDDGLLVDCAAMDWVRVDPDSRRAWVGPGATWADVDHETTAFGLATTGGLVSDTGVAGLTLGGGMGYLARKHGLTCDNLVRAQVVTADGEVVHASESENPDLFWALRGGGGNVGVVTEFEFDLHPVEPELLAGPVFHPYEDAREALRFYREFTAEAPDELACYALFARVPPEEPFPEAVRGEPALAFAVCYAGPLAEAETAVEPLREFGDPILDAVQPMPYAALQRSFDDGSPEGHRWYSKSHYLAGLPDGAIDTVLEHTDPFPGPLTQVGLEPMGGAISRVDETATAFPHREAAYSLGIWPGWADPDRDAELTAWAREFHEAMTPYATGGVYANYLDRDEPERVRAAYGGNYERLAAVKADWDPENLFRVNQNVQPSA; encoded by the coding sequence ATGACTACCAACCCACCCGACGACGCGGTACAGGCACTCAGACAGCGACTGCACGGCGAGCTGTTGCACCCCGGCGACGAGGGGTACGAGGCGTCACGGACGGTGTTCAACGCGATGGTGGAGAAGTACCCGTCGCTCGTGGCGCGGTGCACCGGCGCGGCGGACGTCCGGGCCGCGGTGACGTTCGCCCGCGAGAACGACCTCCGGCTGGCCGTGAAGGGCGGGGGCCACAACTTCGCGGGGACCGGCGTCTGCGACGACGGCCTCCTCGTCGACTGCGCGGCGATGGACTGGGTCCGGGTCGACCCGGATTCGCGGCGAGCGTGGGTCGGGCCGGGCGCGACGTGGGCCGACGTGGACCACGAGACGACGGCGTTCGGCCTCGCCACTACCGGCGGGCTCGTCTCCGATACGGGTGTCGCGGGGCTGACGCTCGGTGGCGGGATGGGTTATCTCGCCCGGAAACACGGCCTCACCTGCGACAACCTCGTCCGTGCGCAGGTGGTCACCGCCGACGGCGAGGTGGTCCACGCCAGCGAGTCCGAGAACCCGGACCTGTTCTGGGCGCTCCGCGGTGGTGGCGGCAACGTCGGCGTCGTCACGGAGTTCGAGTTCGACCTCCACCCGGTCGAACCGGAACTGCTCGCCGGCCCCGTCTTCCACCCCTACGAGGACGCTCGCGAGGCGCTCCGGTTCTACCGGGAGTTCACGGCCGAGGCGCCGGACGAACTGGCGTGTTACGCGCTCTTCGCCCGGGTGCCGCCGGAGGAGCCGTTCCCGGAGGCGGTGAGAGGTGAGCCGGCGCTCGCGTTCGCCGTCTGCTACGCGGGGCCGCTGGCCGAGGCCGAGACGGCGGTCGAACCGCTCCGCGAGTTCGGCGACCCCATCCTCGATGCGGTCCAGCCGATGCCGTACGCGGCGCTCCAGCGGAGTTTCGACGACGGCTCGCCCGAGGGTCACCGCTGGTACTCGAAGTCCCACTACCTCGCGGGCCTCCCCGACGGGGCCATCGACACCGTCCTCGAGCACACCGACCCGTTCCCGGGGCCGCTGACGCAGGTGGGCCTCGAACCGATGGGCGGTGCCATCTCCCGCGTGGACGAGACGGCGACGGCGTTCCCGCACCGCGAGGCCGCCTACTCCCTCGGCATCTGGCCCGGGTGGGCGGACCCGGACCGGGACGCCGAACTGACCGCCTGGGCCCGGGAGTTCCACGAGGCGATGACCCCCTACGCGACCGGAGGTGTCTACGCGAACTACCTCGACCGTGACGAGCCGGAGCGCGTGAGAGCCGCCTACGGGGGGAACTACGAGCGACTCGCCGCGGTCAAGGCCGACTGGGACCCCGAGAACCTGTTCCGGGTGAACCAGAACGTCCAGCCGTCGGCCTGA
- a CDS encoding winged helix-turn-helix domain-containing protein, which yields MGESDTGETATLSPDEAFALLGNETRLAILRTLAAAGEPLSFTDLRNRVGIRQGGQFNYHLDKVVGHFVDKREDGYVLRQTGKRVVEAVLSGTLTEDPVLEPTVVESWPCPYCGAPCEIRFREEHVARRCTSCPGLYGQRDTGGRWPGDLGALHLPPAGIAGRDAQTVLESAFTWSYAEWLVAAKGVCPRCSARVDHTLLVCEEHADGEVCDACGRRKAVGFRSACTNCDTTLESVLSMHLAASPEVLAFLTTHGVDPLTESWDWGWDYEEEVRSTDPFEGRFTFTVDGDELTLTVDEDLEVVSAVTE from the coding sequence ATGGGCGAGTCCGACACCGGCGAGACGGCCACGCTCTCGCCCGACGAGGCGTTCGCGCTGCTCGGGAACGAGACCCGGCTCGCCATCCTGCGGACGCTCGCGGCCGCCGGGGAGCCCCTCTCGTTCACCGACCTCCGCAACCGGGTCGGCATCCGGCAGGGCGGGCAGTTCAACTACCACCTCGACAAGGTGGTCGGGCACTTCGTCGACAAGCGCGAGGACGGGTACGTCCTCCGCCAGACCGGCAAGCGCGTCGTAGAAGCCGTGCTCTCGGGGACCCTCACCGAGGACCCGGTGCTCGAGCCAACGGTCGTCGAGTCGTGGCCCTGCCCGTACTGTGGGGCCCCGTGTGAGATCCGGTTCCGCGAGGAGCACGTCGCGCGTCGCTGTACGTCCTGCCCCGGACTCTACGGCCAACGCGACACCGGCGGGAGGTGGCCGGGTGACCTCGGGGCGCTCCACCTGCCGCCGGCGGGTATCGCGGGTCGAGACGCGCAGACGGTACTCGAGAGCGCGTTCACGTGGTCCTACGCCGAGTGGCTCGTGGCGGCGAAGGGGGTCTGCCCCCGCTGTTCGGCGCGGGTCGATCACACGCTCCTCGTCTGTGAGGAACACGCGGACGGCGAGGTCTGTGACGCGTGTGGCCGCCGCAAGGCCGTCGGCTTCCGGTCGGCCTGCACGAACTGCGATACGACGTTGGAGAGCGTCCTCTCGATGCACCTCGCGGCCAGTCCCGAGGTCCTCGCGTTCCTCACCACGCACGGGGTCGACCCGCTGACCGAGTCGTGGGACTGGGGGTGGGACTACGAGGAGGAGGTGCGCTCGACGGACCCGTTCGAGGGGCGGTTCACGTTCACCGTCGACGGGGACGAGCTGACGCTCACCGTCGACGAGGACCTCGAGGTGGTCTCGGCGGTCACCGAGTAG
- a CDS encoding glycosyltransferase family 2 protein produces the protein MDVSVVIPTLNGRDQLAASLDAITEFAPEVEVIVVNGPSADGTSGMVRDRDDVDVLVEIDERNVNVGRNAGIERASGDVVALVEYDLTVEEGWLDALKQGLAAIPEDGDERGAVTGPTHRRLRAGVTTEKAETREIRGREVRYFGGGNVAFRREALEAIDGFDERLQTGGARDAAHRLAGLGYEVAWAPGMSVATELEADGGTAERDWRWRYRSLCYRLVKNYGLRPSIAYRIARHATTDAIEAARDVAEGEGRPTQWLGNGRDVVLGIVSGAARGLAARFADRSDRRNPSGWSTRNDRAVAVHDRRTTTR, from the coding sequence ATGGATGTCTCGGTGGTGATACCGACGCTCAACGGCCGCGACCAGCTAGCGGCCTCGCTGGACGCCATCACCGAGTTCGCGCCCGAGGTCGAGGTCATCGTCGTCAACGGCCCCTCCGCCGACGGCACGAGCGGTATGGTCCGCGACCGTGACGACGTGGACGTGCTCGTCGAGATCGACGAGCGCAACGTCAACGTCGGGCGCAACGCGGGCATCGAGCGCGCCAGCGGCGACGTCGTCGCCCTCGTCGAGTACGACCTCACCGTCGAGGAGGGGTGGCTCGACGCGCTCAAACAGGGGCTCGCGGCGATCCCCGAGGACGGCGACGAGCGCGGCGCGGTCACCGGTCCGACCCACCGGCGGCTGCGAGCGGGCGTCACCACCGAGAAGGCCGAGACGCGCGAGATCCGCGGGCGCGAGGTCCGCTACTTCGGCGGCGGCAACGTCGCCTTCCGGCGCGAGGCGCTCGAGGCCATCGACGGCTTCGACGAGCGCCTCCAGACCGGCGGTGCACGCGACGCCGCCCACAGGCTCGCGGGCCTCGGCTACGAGGTGGCGTGGGCGCCGGGGATGAGCGTCGCCACCGAACTCGAGGCCGACGGCGGGACGGCCGAGCGCGACTGGCGCTGGCGCTACCGCTCGCTCTGCTATCGACTCGTCAAGAACTACGGCCTGCGCCCCTCCATCGCCTACCGCATCGCCCGGCACGCGACCACCGACGCCATCGAGGCGGCCCGCGACGTGGCGGAGGGGGAGGGTCGCCCCACCCAGTGGCTCGGCAACGGCCGCGACGTGGTCCTCGGCATCGTCTCGGGGGCCGCGCGCGGACTGGCCGCCCGGTTCGCCGACCGGAGCGACCGGCGCAACCCGAGCGGGTGGTCCACGCGCAACGACCGCGCGGTGGCGGTCCACGACCGGCGCACGACTACTCGGTGA
- a CDS encoding class I SAM-dependent methyltransferase: MKGQEWYQAEQVASEYESKRFSGGGRLIDRREKEAVLSALAPIEDRKVLEIACGTGRFTVMLAEEGADIVGLDISAAMLQEARSKARAKGVDDHLEFLRGDAARLPFPDDHFDTVFAMRFFHLADTPASFLAEMARVSKDQVFFDTFNRFSTRSIYNWMLPMGSRLYDDDEVERLLKGAGLQLARADHDFVLPFGLYRQLPDNVADVFRRFDTGLGDTPAGDPLSSVSYWDARVQ, translated from the coding sequence GTGAAGGGCCAGGAGTGGTACCAGGCCGAGCAGGTGGCCTCCGAGTACGAGTCGAAGCGGTTCTCCGGTGGCGGCCGCCTCATCGACCGCCGGGAGAAGGAGGCGGTGCTGTCGGCACTGGCGCCTATCGAGGACCGGAAGGTGCTGGAGATCGCCTGCGGCACCGGCCGGTTCACCGTGATGCTGGCCGAGGAGGGCGCCGACATCGTCGGGCTCGACATCTCGGCCGCGATGCTACAGGAGGCGCGGTCGAAGGCCCGCGCGAAGGGCGTCGACGACCACCTCGAGTTCCTGCGCGGGGACGCCGCCCGGCTGCCGTTCCCCGACGACCACTTCGACACCGTGTTCGCCATGCGGTTCTTCCACCTCGCGGACACACCTGCATCGTTCCTCGCGGAGATGGCTCGCGTCTCGAAGGACCAGGTGTTCTTCGACACGTTCAACCGCTTCTCGACGCGCTCCATCTACAACTGGATGCTCCCGATGGGGTCGCGGCTCTACGACGACGACGAGGTCGAACGCCTGCTGAAGGGGGCCGGTCTCCAGCTCGCGCGGGCGGACCACGACTTCGTGCTCCCGTTCGGCCTCTACCGACAGTTGCCGGACAACGTCGCGGACGTGTTCCGCCGGTTCGACACCGGTCTCGGCGACACGCCGGCCGGCGACCCGCTGTCCTCGGTCTCCTACTGGGACGCGCGGGTGCAGTGA
- a CDS encoding MarR family transcriptional regulator, which yields MSTRTEERAQPDESPLADPDFRERLRDLPPSAKLVAKVLEDGSPQSQGQLAEESLLPDRTVRYALNRLEEEDLVESRYSFHDARKQVYYLVN from the coding sequence ATGAGCACGAGGACAGAGGAACGTGCCCAGCCCGACGAATCTCCCCTGGCGGACCCGGACTTCCGCGAGCGGCTGCGCGACCTGCCGCCGAGCGCGAAGCTCGTCGCGAAGGTGCTCGAGGACGGCTCGCCACAGTCGCAGGGTCAGCTCGCGGAGGAGTCGCTCCTCCCTGACCGCACGGTCCGCTACGCCCTGAACCGCCTCGAGGAGGAGGACCTCGTCGAGTCGCGCTACTCATTCCACGACGCCCGCAAGCAGGTCTACTACCTCGTCAACTGA
- a CDS encoding MBL fold metallo-hydrolase — MRLTRVSCSVATRAPTGQTHAYVLGDEDALLVDPAAREAGLDDLESVAHVAVTHHHPDHVGAVAHYAAEHDATVWCRVGRGAAFEAATGVAPDRTFAEGTVVETGDGPVTVVDTPGHAPEHVGFSFAGDTGREELLVGDLAVATGSVVVGHPTGDVRTYLASLRRLWARAPAILHPAHGPTIEDPRATCVRLIDHRREREAKVLAAVEGGAETVAEITDAAYEKDLTGVADLAHATVRAHVEKLRVERKVRWDGERASPV; from the coding sequence ATGCGTCTCACCCGCGTCTCCTGCAGCGTCGCCACCCGCGCCCCCACCGGGCAGACCCACGCCTACGTGCTGGGCGACGAGGACGCCCTCCTCGTGGACCCCGCCGCCCGCGAGGCGGGACTCGACGACCTCGAGAGCGTCGCGCACGTCGCCGTGACCCACCACCACCCGGACCACGTCGGCGCCGTCGCCCACTACGCCGCCGAACACGACGCCACCGTCTGGTGCCGCGTCGGCCGCGGGGCCGCCTTCGAGGCGGCCACCGGCGTCGCCCCCGACCGCACCTTCGCCGAGGGCACGGTCGTCGAGACGGGCGACGGCCCGGTCACCGTCGTGGACACGCCGGGCCACGCGCCGGAACACGTCGGGTTCTCGTTCGCCGGCGACACCGGCCGCGAGGAACTCCTCGTCGGCGACCTCGCCGTCGCCACTGGTAGCGTCGTCGTCGGGCACCCGACCGGGGACGTCCGGACCTACCTCGCCTCACTCCGGCGGCTCTGGGCGCGTGCCCCCGCCATACTCCACCCCGCACACGGGCCGACCATCGAGGACCCGCGGGCGACCTGCGTCCGGCTCATCGACCACCGGCGCGAGCGCGAGGCGAAGGTGCTCGCCGCCGTCGAGGGGGGCGCCGAGACGGTGGCCGAGATAACCGACGCTGCCTACGAGAAGGACCTCACCGGCGTCGCGGACCTCGCCCACGCGACGGTCCGTGCCCACGTCGAGAAACTCCGCGTCGAGCGGAAGGTCCGCTGGGACGGCGAACGGGCGAGTCCGGTCTGA
- a CDS encoding SRPBCC family protein: MPTVSHSVTVDAAPETVWAFVSDVERLPEWVAFTDEVRHHDEGTVREGFEYAEYGGVGPLRGESEWEVVACESPTRQVHAGDLGAMQATLTIDIEPTDGEGDGSRWTQTVEFETFSRFRPLGRLLEVLYLRRAMDRQLARTMAAGRVRVDRYARTEAVPSTTA, from the coding sequence ATGCCGACCGTCTCACACAGCGTGACCGTCGACGCCGCACCGGAGACGGTGTGGGCGTTCGTGAGCGACGTGGAGCGACTGCCCGAGTGGGTGGCGTTCACCGACGAGGTGCGCCACCACGACGAGGGGACGGTGCGCGAGGGGTTCGAGTACGCCGAGTACGGCGGTGTCGGCCCGTTGCGCGGCGAGAGCGAGTGGGAGGTCGTCGCGTGCGAGTCGCCGACCCGGCAGGTCCACGCCGGCGACCTCGGTGCGATGCAGGCGACCCTGACCATCGACATCGAACCCACGGACGGGGAGGGAGACGGGTCGCGCTGGACCCAGACCGTCGAGTTCGAGACGTTCTCACGGTTCAGGCCGCTCGGGCGACTGCTGGAGGTCCTGTACCTCCGCCGGGCGATGGACCGACAACTGGCGCGGACGATGGCAGCCGGCCGGGTACGGGTCGACCGGTACGCGCGGACCGAGGCCGTGCCGTCGACGACGGCCTGA